In Alphaproteobacteria bacterium US3C007, one genomic interval encodes:
- a CDS encoding ABC transporter substrate-binding protein gives MTKSKDLFTGSRRKFMKGASATFALAAAGLSAPQIARAAGAVKIGLIHPATGWAAYPAAQLRYGAQMAIADLNAAGGIKSMGGAALEVVLGDSQTKPEIGAAEVEKMNEAGVHAIQGCYQSAVGLAASAAAAKYNIPFSVDVGVSDKLVQRGLSNVFRMADGYGRIAADASVNLAEINKAAGSPAKTVAIVHEESEFGTGTAKLVTKALASHGLEVIETIKHANPTRNFDNIALRLKSAKPDIIMPINYPGEYILLAKTLRQQRVDFMASYSVLGGGFNFKFVDEMPQIAENMIDVNHWYDPSSASGQQMRARTEADGKYFTFEVYCAYMSIMFLADGFERAGSTDKEAVNAALASSTLDIDFMPYGSTKMVDGQNMGSRAVAIQAQKGDVQIIAPSEYASASAVFPRS, from the coding sequence ATGACTAAATCAAAGGATTTATTTACAGGCTCGCGCCGTAAATTTATGAAAGGGGCCTCGGCAACATTTGCACTTGCCGCAGCAGGTTTATCAGCTCCACAAATCGCGCGTGCCGCTGGTGCCGTTAAAATTGGCTTGATCCATCCCGCAACGGGCTGGGCTGCCTATCCGGCCGCACAATTGCGCTATGGTGCGCAAATGGCAATTGCCGATCTCAACGCCGCGGGCGGTATAAAATCTATGGGCGGTGCGGCATTAGAAGTGGTTTTGGGAGATTCGCAGACAAAACCAGAGATCGGCGCCGCCGAAGTTGAAAAAATGAACGAGGCAGGCGTGCACGCCATTCAAGGCTGTTATCAATCAGCCGTTGGACTTGCGGCCTCTGCAGCGGCGGCCAAATATAATATACCGTTCTCGGTTGATGTTGGTGTGTCGGATAAATTGGTGCAGCGCGGTCTGAGCAATGTCTTTAGAATGGCGGATGGATATGGCCGGATTGCGGCAGATGCATCCGTTAATCTTGCCGAGATTAACAAAGCCGCAGGCTCACCTGCCAAAACGGTTGCAATCGTGCATGAGGAATCAGAATTTGGTACAGGAACAGCCAAACTGGTGACCAAAGCCCTTGCCAGTCATGGTTTGGAGGTGATTGAAACGATCAAACATGCCAATCCAACGCGAAATTTTGATAATATCGCATTGCGGTTAAAATCGGCCAAGCCGGATATCATCATGCCGATCAATTATCCTGGTGAATATATCCTACTTGCGAAAACCTTGCGTCAACAGCGGGTTGATTTTATGGCCAGCTATTCTGTGCTTGGAGGCGGTTTTAACTTCAAGTTTGTGGATGAAATGCCTCAAATTGCAGAAAATATGATCGATGTGAACCATTGGTACGATCCGAGCTCGGCATCGGGGCAACAGATGCGTGCGCGCACCGAGGCAGATGGTAAGTATTTCACCTTCGAGGTGTATTGCGCTTACATGTCAATCATGTTCCTTGCCGATGGGTTTGAGCGTGCAGGCTCCACCGATAAAGAGGCTGTGAATGCAGCTTTGGCAAGCTCAACGCTGGATATTGATTTTATGCCCTATGGATCGACCAAAATGGTTGATGGTCAAAATATGGGTTCGCGCGCGGTGGCCATTCAGGCGCAGAAGGGCGATGTGCAAATCATCGCGCCCTCTGAATACGCGTCCGCCTCTGCGGTTTTCCCGCGTAGTTAA
- a CDS encoding branched-chain amino acid ABC transporter permease — MLSTSLSLLPAGIINGFMFGAIYALVALGLTLIYGVLHIINFAHGAMLMLALYSAYFLFKILNIDPYVAILIVTPASFIFGYVIYRWGIGKLSGGKDQNILLITLGLSIILENAALFFFTGDQQTISLSYSYDSLDLGFLYLSYPKLISFIASLVICGLLWMLMTLTDLGKAIRAVAKQREGARLVGIDVEHVFAVTFGIGIACLGAAGCMLLPIFYVDPYTGNVFVIIAFTIVVLGGMGSIVGALLGGFIIGITESVGGLLLGESLGQIGISLIFILILIFRPTGIFGSKA; from the coding sequence ATGTTATCAACCAGTCTTTCACTGCTTCCAGCAGGCATCATCAATGGGTTTATGTTTGGCGCTATTTACGCGCTGGTCGCTTTGGGCTTAACGCTGATTTACGGTGTGCTGCACATTATTAACTTCGCCCATGGTGCGATGTTGATGCTGGCGCTGTATTCCGCTTATTTTCTGTTTAAAATCTTGAATATCGATCCTTACGTGGCGATCCTTATTGTGACGCCGGCGAGCTTTATTTTTGGCTATGTCATTTATCGATGGGGAATCGGGAAGCTTTCCGGCGGCAAAGATCAAAATATCCTGCTGATCACGCTGGGTTTATCGATTATACTTGAAAACGCAGCGTTGTTTTTCTTCACGGGTGATCAACAAACGATAAGCCTTTCTTACAGTTATGACTCGCTCGATTTAGGGTTCTTGTACTTGTCATATCCCAAGCTGATTTCTTTCATTGCCTCGCTTGTGATCTGTGGATTGCTTTGGATGTTGATGACCCTCACAGATTTGGGAAAGGCAATACGCGCTGTTGCGAAACAGCGCGAGGGCGCCCGATTGGTTGGGATAGATGTCGAGCATGTTTTTGCCGTTACATTCGGCATTGGTATTGCCTGTTTGGGCGCTGCCGGTTGCATGTTGCTGCCAATTTTCTACGTAGACCCCTATACCGGAAACGTCTTTGTCATTATCGCTTTTACCATCGTTGTTTTGGGGGGTATGGGCAGTATCGTTGGGGCTTTGCTCGGCGGTTTTATTATTGGAATAACCGAATCTGTAGGGGGGCTGCTTCTGGGTGAAAGCCTTGGGCAGATTGGAATTTCTCTTATCTTTATTTTGATCCTAATTTTTAGACCGACAGGTATTTTTGGGAGCAAGGCATGA
- a CDS encoding branched-chain amino acid ABC transporter permease has protein sequence MSFNAKNTLLFGLLLLAAALAPVGISSKFYLDVLTLIFFTAYIGQSWNILGGYAGQFSFGGVMFFGTGAYTSSILLVTFGIPPLIGIFVAVLMGAFLGFLVGYLSFRSGLRGSYFALITLAFAELLRVLANSVEFTGGGVGLFLTYAPGLMNLQFVSPTGFYYFSLFLLVISLAIALWLERSRFGAQLIAIRENEEAAEALGIDTLKCKLYAIMIMGGMGGAAGTFYAQKYLYLDPPISYSIALSVEMLLVSIVGGLGTVFGPLIGSVVLHVVNEVARHFIDTPGLSLIVYGVILIFIISYLPNGLVGLFRRSRGKKEDGGA, from the coding sequence ATGAGTTTTAACGCCAAAAATACGTTGCTGTTCGGGTTGCTTCTGCTGGCAGCGGCGCTTGCGCCAGTTGGCATCTCGAGCAAATTTTACCTCGATGTTCTGACGCTGATTTTCTTTACCGCCTATATCGGGCAGTCTTGGAATATTTTAGGGGGGTATGCAGGTCAGTTTTCTTTTGGTGGTGTCATGTTCTTTGGAACCGGGGCGTATACATCTTCCATTCTTCTGGTCACGTTTGGTATTCCGCCGCTTATTGGTATTTTTGTGGCGGTTTTAATGGGGGCATTTTTAGGGTTTCTGGTCGGATATTTAAGTTTCCGATCAGGCCTGCGCGGCTCGTATTTTGCGTTGATCACGCTGGCTTTCGCCGAGCTTTTGCGCGTTTTGGCAAATTCGGTTGAATTTACGGGCGGAGGTGTTGGGCTTTTCCTCACCTATGCGCCCGGGTTGATGAATTTGCAATTTGTGTCTCCCACGGGGTTTTACTATTTCTCGCTTTTCTTATTGGTGATTTCTTTGGCAATTGCCCTGTGGTTGGAACGGTCACGTTTTGGCGCGCAGCTTATTGCGATCCGGGAGAATGAAGAGGCCGCGGAAGCTTTGGGCATTGATACGCTTAAATGCAAGCTCTATGCGATTATGATTATGGGGGGTATGGGCGGCGCCGCGGGAACATTTTATGCCCAGAAATATTTATATCTTGACCCGCCAATTTCCTATTCTATCGCCTTATCGGTTGAAATGTTACTTGTAAGCATCGTGGGGGGGCTGGGCACGGTGTTTGGCCCGCTTATCGGATCAGTTGTGTTGCATGTTGTGAACGAAGTTGCCCGGCATTTTATTGACACCCCGGGTTTGAGTCTGATCGTTTACGGTGTGATTTTGATTTTTATCATCTCGTATCTTCCAAACGGCTTGGTAGGGCTTTTTCGCAGAAGCCGCGGCAAAAAGGAGGATGGTGGTGCTTGA